The genomic region gtaatttgatgcataatagaaatcattttctattacaaatgattaaaaacattcattaattgacaactaacaggcttaattcaccttattaagtattgaaagatcgaaagtcagttgttttaatatatcataaaatcataaaaaagatttaagtggtttcgccatatattaaaagtccaatatataataatttgcaatcgtaataaacgttgggcgttttaatttaaatgcccaaaaattcttattttgttcgatgtggccacaatggaaaatgttataaaaaacgcttattttgaggcgctctcacgctggaataagttgggcatcccattatccctgcaGCAGAGTCATTCGccaaagacatacatatattcataggGATCTTCTGCCAACCGCGCTGATGTGAATGGAGTGGCGTTGACCATAATTTCTCTTCAAAGCCGGCCCGCTTCAGAACGGTCAACCCATTCAAACTTATACAAAACGAGATATAGGGGAGAAAtaacgtgtgcgaaatttcagaccATATCTAAAAACGTGATAgatcgcatatacatataggcAGGAGGACAGATGCGCAATGgactaaatttattaaatccGATTTTAACTCATTAAATATTCCTCAAGTATTTGTGAAACAAACAGGTAAACGGTTCTAATCGacttttagtttaaaataacCAGGTAAAACTCCTATTTGAAGCTATCTTGAAGAATTTAAACGGTAGTTGTGTTAAATATTATGAAGCACTTACCCAACCGCCATTTTCATTGATCCACGACACTAATTCATCTTCAATCACCTCCGACACACCATCAACCAATTTGGGTACATATTCGGGATGACCTTGACGCACGAAATCTACGGAAAGTCCACCGGCAATTGCAAATAGGGATATAACTTTACTCCATGTGATTTCAGAACGAAACAGATCACGACCTACGGCACCTAACAGTAATGTAATCGTTTCGGCTGAATGAAATTCGCCGCTTGGTGCACGACAAATTTGCCTTGCAACACCAGTGTAGATACGCGGGTGCATGCGCTCTAACTCGTCACCGAGCTATCAAAGGAAACATGTGAGGAGTATATAGGCAAAGTATGTCAATAGAATCCACTTACCACCATCACAGCTGGGAATACCTCTCGCACTATCTCCATCGAAGGAGTGCCGAGTACACTACGTATGCGTTGAAAGCCCAACTTTTTATTGAACAACCCAGAACGACGCAGGCGTCTTCGTATGTACTGACCGCATATGCATCGTCCCTATTTGGATtttgaaactttatttttagTGGAAACTTTTACGAGACTATGTGGTTTAATACACATACTTGTGATATGATATCCTGTGTGGGTATTTGCGTTGCCTTCCAGCCGATCGTGTAGGACAATTTTCTTGTGACAACATCGCTCACATTGCTCAGGCGTCGACGTGTTATATTCTGATTCACCTCCAATAAAGAGGTAGAGCTTAACGTTGCAGGAAAACTAAATTTACGTCGATTCTGCGCCTGCAGCAGCCGTTCGCCATGCGAGGGAAAGCCAAAGTTATCATTGTTCATGTTTTATACTGCAAAGAAAAAAtgccaatttttaaataaattttaaagggcttatttttaaattgagttGAAAAATGAGTATTTTTCAGGATTTGTTTTTTCGACCTCTGAGTTATTGATAGTTTTGTgagaaatgtattatttttaatttaatcgcCTTTATGTTTTTTAACCCTAATCGCGCTAACCCAACAATTTTAACAGATACAAtgtagagtgattcaaaaaaatttt from Bactrocera tryoni isolate S06 chromosome 3, CSIRO_BtryS06_freeze2, whole genome shotgun sequence harbors:
- the LOC120772518 gene encoding bcl-2-related ovarian killer protein codes for the protein MNNDNFGFPSHGERLLQAQNRRKFSFPATLSSTSLLEVNQNITRRRLSNVSDVVTRKLSYTIGWKATQIPTQDIISQGRCICGQYIRRRLRRSGLFNKKLGFQRIRSVLGTPSMEIVREVFPAVMVLGDELERMHPRIYTGVARQICRAPSGEFHSAETITLLLGAVGRDLFRSEITWSKVISLFAIAGGLSVDFVRQGHPEYVPKLVDGVSEVIEDELVSWINENGGWLGLNTHVLPVTSNFSPLEWTTIIIGCIFGLFVLYMLLRFIFFYIVPKVYHRLTS